The following is a genomic window from Pseudothermotoga thermarum DSM 5069.
TACGTACGGTGCCATTTTCTTCCTCCAAAATTATGATTCATATTGGATACGATAGTTATCAACAAATCTTCTGACAGAGTAAGCACTTGTCGTTTGTTTTACTTTTTCGCGCACATCTGGATTCTTAGCAAAATCTTCGAGCAGATTTAAGATTTGTCCAACTGCCTCCTCCTCTTTCTCGTACAAATACCCGTTCTCCCCATGTTTTATAATATCGCTCTGACAACCGTTTTTTGTGACAATTGGTACTACACCATGGTGCATTGCTTCAAGCAATACCAACGGAAAACCTTCGCTGTCAGATGTAAGTAAAAATATATCAAAATCAGCCATAAGCTCTGGAGCATCTTTTCTAAATCCAAGGAAAAACAGTTTTCCCTCAAATTCTGGATGAGCTTTTAAATAATTTTGTACATACTTACTATATTCATCTTCCACAACATTTCCGCCTATCCAAACAAAAACGACATCATTTCGTTGCTTTAAAACTTTTTCGGCTATATTTAAAAATCTTATTGGGTTTTTTTGTCTGTCCAATCTTGCAACGTTTCCTATGATTTTAACGTTTTCAGGCAAATTAAGTTCTTTTCTTAACTTGCCTTTTTCAACTTTTTCAGGCGGAATTATGGTATTTGGGATTATTACGTATTGTTTTTCTTTACCAATCTTCCACTTTTTTGCCTTGTTCAAATCGTTTGTACAAAGTAAAACTATTTTGTCGCAAAGTTTTGAAGCAAATCTTTCTGCTAAAATAAGTATTTTTCGCTTTAAGCCAGAGTATTGCTCTATTCCCCACCAGCCGTGGACTGTGTAGATTATCTTTTTTACACCACAGCATTTGGCGGCAAGCCTTCCAATGATCCCAGCTTTTGAAGAATGCAGATGAACTATATCGTATCCACCAGATTTTATAATCCTTCGAAGTTCAAAAAATGCTTTAATATCCTTCAGCAAAGATATTTCTCTGACAAGATTTTTCACAACGTGCACTTTGACCCCAATCTTTTCAAGTTCTGGTATTAACATTCCATTCTCAGGTCCACAAGCAACTTCTATTTCAAATTCATTGGGATAATATTTCTTTAATCCATAAACCAATGTGTAAAGAACTTTTTGCCCACCAGCCCAGTCCGAGCGCGTGATAACTTGTAAGACTTTTTTCATCACTTTGCACCTTTCTTAAAGATTATTGTTTCAAGTGTTTGAAGCATTACTTTTATATCGATCCAGCTGTTGCCATTTTTGATATACCACAGATCATACTCGAGTTTCTTTTTGTATTCTTCTTTGTTCGAAGCATATTGATAGTTCACCTGCGCCCAACCAGTAATACCTGGCTTACAACGAAGTCTTAGATCAAAAAGAGGTATCTGTCTTGATAATTCCCGATGAAAGCTTATCTGCTCAGGTCTTGGTCCAACGATGCTCATATCACCTTTCAATACGTTTATAAACTGTGGTATCTCGTCAAAACGAAGTTTTCGAATTATCCTACCTACCTTTGTTATTCTATCTTGTTCTTGGTCTGCGAACTTTGGTGTTATCGTCGCAACGTTGCGCATGCTTCGAAATTTGTAAATTATGAATTTCTTGCCATCTTTTCCAATTCGTTCTTGCTTGAATATTATTGGCTTGCCATCTTCAAAGTATATCGCAAGTGCAACCGCAAGCATAACTGGGGAAAGCACCACCAACGCCAATATGGCTACAGCTATGTCTAAAATCCTTTTTGTCAACGTGTCGTGGTTTTTGTCAAAGGCAGTTTTGTAGTAGTTTGGATATGCCTCTACAAGTTCAAGCGGGATTCTTTTAAGATGCTTTTCCACAAGCTTAGGCAGCAACAATTGGTAAGATCCTTTTCCATCAAGCAGTTTCAATGTTGCTTCTGAAGCGAACAGTATATTTGATTTTCCCTGTGGAACGGTTGAAACTTTTTCTATTTCTATTGAACCTTCTTGCTCCAGCTCGTTGATAAAACCGTTCATCAACGGCTCACTACAAACAAGATAGTATTTTCTCTTTCTTGAAAAAATCATTTTCAAAAATCCTATTCTCAAAGGAACGAGTATGACAAAACAAAATAGCACATCAGACAAAAGAAGATTCCACAAAATGGTGTAGCGAAAGATCAGTTTGAAAAGCAAATAAGCTATCATCGATAAAAAAACCGCTACCGCGGTTCGAGAAAGTTGTTTTGAAATTTTTAACTGCTCTTTTTCATACACTCGCATTGAATACAAAAATAAACTTATCAACCCGGCAAGCCAAATATCTTGCCATATATTCCCATTATGGAAGATATTCCAAGCTGCTATTAAGGTTAAGTCTAAAAAAGAAAGCATTTGAAATACCCCCGGCCTTTCAAACCAATATTATTGCGGAAATTTCGCAAAGTTCATTTGTCAACTCGACGAATTTTCTTAAGCTTTCCTTCGTGACTTTCCCTTTTTCTAAAACTAAATATACCACCGAACCTGACAATTTTTCAACTTCAACGGCGCTGTCCAAGAAATTGGGAACTTTGATCAAAACAGGTTGGGAAGTATCAAATGAAACAGTTGTATCTTCGTCTACAACTTTAATTTTTCCGTTTAAAAGCGTAGGTATTCTTTTTGCAAGAATGTCAACATCATAGTCATTCAAGGATGCTAAGATTAATTTCTTTTTACCTGCTGCAATGTTCTTTCCAACAAGAATTGCCAGTTCGCTTGGTTTTGACGCATCCAAAATCGGAACGGTGTAATTTCTCAGGTCAAGTTCGTCTCGGATGTATTTGTCGCTGATATCTCTCAAAAGCCCGGCGACGATTCCCAAGAAAAGTCCTGCAACACCTGCAAGTGCAAGGATTATTTTCTTTCCAAGTCCTGCAGGTTTAACTGGTATTCTTGGCTCATCCACCACAACTGGAACAAAGGTGCTGTAACCAGCAAGGGTTAGGTTGACTTCAGCTAGTTTTTGTTTGAGCATAGCATAAGTTGCTTGTTTGATTTGGTATTCCAGTCTGAGTCTTGCAAGACGTTGTTCAAAGTCTGGAAGTTGAGATAACCTTTGCTCCAGGTTTTGTTTTCGCGTCAAAAGCGCGTTGTAGTTTATTCGAAGGGTTTCAAGTTCAGCTGTGGCGTTGATTAACCTTTGAAGCATAGAATCATAAAGTGGGTTTCCAGTTGTCACACGTGCAGAAAGCGTTTTTGTTATTTCTTCTTTCAATTTGCTTTCAAGTTCTCTAACGCGAGCTTCTTGCATTTTTACTTCGTATGAGTTTTCACTGTATTTTTCTTTGAGAACTTGCAGCTCAACTTGAGCAGATGCAAGCTGGCTTTTGAGTTGATCGATGACCGGACTTGATATATTCTCTGGAAGGTTGATTTTGACGTTCATTTCTTTGAGTTTTTGGTTTGTGAAGTTGATCGTTGCTTTGGCAGCTTCGATGGAAGTTTGTACTTCAGCTATTCTCTGTTCCAAGTTAAAGTAGGTGTTGACAAGCATTTTCGCCTCTTCGGAAGGATTGTAACTTGTTTCTTTTACAAAACTACTTAGTTGTAACTCAAGTTGTGTAAGTTCTCTCTCAATGGTTGGTAAAACAGTTTCTATGTACTCTTTGGTCGCAACGTTTTGATCTTTTGTTAGCTCTTCAACTGTTCGAATAAAGTTCTTCACAAGTTTTGATAGAAAAGTATGTGCAAGCTCGGGTGATTCGTGAGCAAAGGAGATTTTCATTACGTTAGAACTTTTCTCCAGCATTTCGATTTTCATTTCTTTTAGCACAGAACTAACCAACAAGTCAGGAGTGAAGCGTTTCTTATCTTCTTCTTTTTCTATGCGATTCAGATAGTATTCGTACAAACCAGATTCCTTTATAGTTGGTTCAAGTACACGACGACTTTTGAGCAAGGCTATTTGATCTGCAGTACTAGAACCTGTTTCAGGTAGCCCAACCAAAGCACCAAGCTCAGAAGGAAGGCTGATCGAGCTTCTGGAAGGAGCGGGAATTCTTATCGTCGCATAGGCTTCGTATTTTGGTTTGTAGAAAACCAATAAATAGACCAAGGTGGCAAAAAACACAAGCAGAAAGATCGATATAACCGTTTTCTTTCTTTTCCAAAGTATTTTGAATATTTCAGATAAACTGATTTCATCGATGTATTCTTGGTTCATGTTCTAACCTCCTGATTGGTTATCGAATTACTGTGCGGACGGTGATTATGGTGTTTAATATCGCGTTCACGACTGGTAATATATCCAGTGCTGTGACAAAAGGATTGTCCGGCACGAAGATGACATCGCCAGGGCTGAGGATTGGATCAACTGCAACTTGTCTTCCCCTTGCAAGCCCAGTCAAATCGAGTTTCTGTGGATTTGGATCGGAAAGTCCTCCTTTGAATAGATACACGTTGTTCGGTGCTGCTTTTGCAGTGAATCCTCCTTTGCTGATCAAAGCTTGTACAACAGTCATTTTCTCTGTGAGAGGCACAACACCTGGCGAATTCACCTCACCAAGCACGTAAGCAAGGTTTTGTGGAACGCCAACCACTTTGACAACATCGCCGGGTCTTACCACAAATCCACGGGTTTTTTCAAAATCGGTTATATCGATCTCATGAGTTTGCAGGTCACGTATGAGTTGAACCGT
Proteins encoded in this region:
- a CDS encoding glycosyltransferase family 4 protein, producing the protein MKKVLQVITRSDWAGGQKVLYTLVYGLKKYYPNEFEIEVACGPENGMLIPELEKIGVKVHVVKNLVREISLLKDIKAFFELRRIIKSGGYDIVHLHSSKAGIIGRLAAKCCGVKKIIYTVHGWWGIEQYSGLKRKILILAERFASKLCDKIVLLCTNDLNKAKKWKIGKEKQYVIIPNTIIPPEKVEKGKLRKELNLPENVKIIGNVARLDRQKNPIRFLNIAEKVLKQRNDVVFVWIGGNVVEDEYSKYVQNYLKAHPEFEGKLFFLGFRKDAPELMADFDIFLLTSDSEGFPLVLLEAMHHGVVPIVTKNGCQSDIIKHGENGYLYEKEEEAVGQILNLLEDFAKNPDVREKVKQTTSAYSVRRFVDNYRIQYES
- a CDS encoding sugar transferase; this translates as MLSFLDLTLIAAWNIFHNGNIWQDIWLAGLISLFLYSMRVYEKEQLKISKQLSRTAVAVFLSMIAYLLFKLIFRYTILWNLLLSDVLFCFVILVPLRIGFLKMIFSRKRKYYLVCSEPLMNGFINELEQEGSIEIEKVSTVPQGKSNILFASEATLKLLDGKGSYQLLLPKLVEKHLKRIPLELVEAYPNYYKTAFDKNHDTLTKRILDIAVAILALVVLSPVMLAVALAIYFEDGKPIIFKQERIGKDGKKFIIYKFRSMRNVATITPKFADQEQDRITKVGRIIRKLRFDEIPQFINVLKGDMSIVGPRPEQISFHRELSRQIPLFDLRLRCKPGITGWAQVNYQYASNKEEYKKKLEYDLWYIKNGNSWIDIKVMLQTLETIIFKKGAK
- a CDS encoding GumC family protein, producing MNQEYIDEISLSEIFKILWKRKKTVISIFLLVFFATLVYLLVFYKPKYEAYATIRIPAPSRSSISLPSELGALVGLPETGSSTADQIALLKSRRVLEPTIKESGLYEYYLNRIEKEEDKKRFTPDLLVSSVLKEMKIEMLEKSSNVMKISFAHESPELAHTFLSKLVKNFIRTVEELTKDQNVATKEYIETVLPTIERELTQLELQLSSFVKETSYNPSEEAKMLVNTYFNLEQRIAEVQTSIEAAKATINFTNQKLKEMNVKINLPENISSPVIDQLKSQLASAQVELQVLKEKYSENSYEVKMQEARVRELESKLKEEITKTLSARVTTGNPLYDSMLQRLINATAELETLRINYNALLTRKQNLEQRLSQLPDFEQRLARLRLEYQIKQATYAMLKQKLAEVNLTLAGYSTFVPVVVDEPRIPVKPAGLGKKIILALAGVAGLFLGIVAGLLRDISDKYIRDELDLRNYTVPILDASKPSELAILVGKNIAAGKKKLILASLNDYDVDILAKRIPTLLNGKIKVVDEDTTVSFDTSQPVLIKVPNFLDSAVEVEKLSGSVVYLVLEKGKVTKESLRKFVELTNELCEISAIILV